From Pseudomonas sp. stari2, a single genomic window includes:
- a CDS encoding phage holin family protein → MTNEQQALAEMPIWLVIVLALVGGVSGEMWRADKDGARGWALLRRLALRSGACIVCGVSAMMLMIAAGMSIWTAGALGCLTAMAGADVAIGLYERWAAKRLGVCEVPPAGGEQG, encoded by the coding sequence ATGACGAACGAGCAACAAGCGCTGGCAGAGATGCCGATCTGGTTAGTGATCGTCCTGGCCCTGGTCGGCGGCGTATCAGGGGAGATGTGGCGGGCTGACAAGGACGGGGCGCGGGGCTGGGCGTTGTTGCGGCGGCTCGCGCTTCGATCCGGGGCCTGCATTGTCTGCGGGGTGTCGGCGATGATGTTAATGATCGCCGCAGGCATGTCGATCTGGACGGCGGGCGCATTGGGTTGCCTCACGGCGATGGCCGGTGCCGATGTGGCCATCGGGTTGTACGAACGCTGGGCTGCCAAGCGGCTGGGCGTCTGCGAAGTCCCGCCAGCCGGGGGCGAGCAGGGGTGA
- a CDS encoding terminase small subunit: MTEPNYLSKSAFAARIGRAPSYITWLKNNNRLVLSPNGKLVDVQASEALIRDTADPSKAAVADRHQQDRIQRDVYSQLSTSSEPTSTAAPPQVITSDGKLPDFQKARALREHNMAKLAEIELGKAQGSLVSKEAVEMGAYNAGRMLRDQLFGPLPQLSHDLAAMTDPWLIEKHLTATFRRTLEEAERLSSADLTHAMTTD; encoded by the coding sequence ATGACAGAACCAAATTACCTGTCGAAAAGCGCCTTCGCGGCGCGGATCGGCAGGGCGCCGAGCTACATCACCTGGTTGAAAAACAACAACCGCCTGGTGCTGTCGCCGAACGGAAAACTGGTGGACGTGCAGGCCAGCGAAGCGTTGATTCGCGACACCGCTGACCCAAGCAAAGCCGCCGTCGCCGACCGGCACCAACAAGACCGGATTCAGCGCGATGTGTACAGCCAACTGTCCACGTCGTCCGAACCGACTTCCACGGCTGCGCCGCCGCAGGTGATTACCAGCGACGGCAAGCTGCCCGACTTCCAAAAAGCCCGCGCCCTGCGAGAGCACAACATGGCCAAGCTGGCCGAGATCGAGCTGGGCAAAGCCCAGGGTTCACTGGTTTCCAAGGAAGCCGTCGAGATGGGCGCCTACAACGCCGGCCGCATGCTGCGCGATCAGCTGTTCGGGCCACTGCCGCAACTGTCCCACGACCTCGCGGCCATGACCGATCCCTGGCTGATCGAAAAACACCTGACGGCCACCTTCCGTCGAACGCTGGAAGAGGCCGAGCGCCTCTCTTCAGCAGACCTTACACACGCCATGACAACGGACTGA
- a CDS encoding phage terminase large subunit family protein translates to MHTEFPDGAEVYREAYFRGLRPDPELWIDQWADDYMRIPRDTGAPEPGQYRTSRTPYAREPMRCLSPAHPCRRVVTMVASQLMKTQIALNWMGGLIHMAPSNILALLPSLSLSKRVSGRISKTIKATPVLRERVAATRSRDARNTMDTKEFEGGSLYVTTAGSAANLSELSARYIYGDEVDRWENDVGQEGDPIKLAETRATNFGRNAKIYFSSSPTIKGASRIADLFESSDQRYYYVPCPTCGHMQVLEWERLLYSNDYSTVHYQCANPECDVLIEEHHKSDMLARGEWRAHGSGDGKTVGFHLNSLYSPTGWMDWASLAEEFEDAKKAQAQGDTSLMQVFYNTRLAKVWDSALEQTKAEVLIARARQEAYTLGTMPAGVLMLTGSVDVQANRLEMMVMGFGVGMERWVVDHQVIWGDPADERTWSVLDEKLKARYRHPCGVGLGILAVGVDSGGHHTDEVYQFCRVRRWRNVFAIKGASKPGRPVIAQRPSLVDVTWKGQTERNGAELWFVGTDTAKDWIYNRYPFPDGPGSLHFANDLPDEFFAQCVAERKVVRYVRGHKRIEWVKGKAERNEALDLMVYCLAMAHYLGINRYQEHDWDRVRQALAQSGLFDDALGIKPVQGQRVDEGATPEPAAVRQAQAAPPPAAPVTPARPPAAPTQRRTSTSGYLKRR, encoded by the coding sequence ATGCACACGGAATTTCCTGACGGTGCAGAGGTGTACCGTGAGGCTTATTTCCGTGGACTTCGCCCCGACCCAGAACTCTGGATCGATCAATGGGCCGACGATTACATGCGGATCCCGCGTGACACCGGTGCCCCGGAGCCCGGTCAGTACCGCACCTCACGTACACCTTATGCCCGTGAGCCAATGCGCTGCCTGTCGCCGGCTCACCCCTGCAGGCGAGTGGTCACCATGGTGGCCTCGCAGTTGATGAAAACCCAGATCGCCCTGAACTGGATGGGCGGCCTGATCCACATGGCGCCGTCGAACATCCTGGCCCTGCTGCCGAGCCTGAGCCTGTCCAAGCGGGTTTCCGGGCGGATCAGCAAGACCATCAAGGCCACCCCGGTTCTGCGCGAGCGAGTTGCGGCCACCCGTTCGCGGGATGCACGCAACACCATGGACACCAAGGAATTCGAAGGTGGCTCGCTGTACGTCACCACCGCCGGTTCTGCGGCCAACCTGTCCGAGCTGTCGGCACGCTACATCTACGGCGACGAAGTCGACCGCTGGGAGAACGACGTCGGCCAGGAAGGCGACCCCATCAAGTTGGCAGAGACGCGGGCGACCAACTTCGGCCGCAACGCCAAGATCTACTTTTCCAGCTCGCCGACGATCAAGGGCGCCTCGCGGATCGCCGATCTGTTCGAGTCCAGCGACCAGCGTTACTACTACGTGCCATGTCCCACCTGCGGCCATATGCAGGTGCTGGAATGGGAGCGCCTGCTCTACAGCAACGACTACAGCACCGTGCATTACCAGTGCGCGAACCCCGAGTGCGACGTGCTGATCGAGGAACATCACAAGAGCGACATGCTCGCCCGGGGCGAATGGCGTGCCCATGGCAGCGGCGACGGAAAGACCGTCGGCTTTCATCTCAACTCCCTCTACTCGCCAACAGGTTGGATGGACTGGGCCTCACTCGCCGAAGAATTCGAGGACGCCAAAAAAGCCCAGGCCCAAGGCGACACGAGCCTGATGCAGGTGTTCTACAACACCCGGCTGGCCAAGGTCTGGGACAGCGCTCTCGAACAGACCAAAGCAGAAGTGCTGATCGCCCGGGCACGGCAAGAGGCCTACACCCTCGGCACGATGCCGGCCGGTGTGCTGATGCTGACAGGCTCCGTCGACGTCCAGGCCAACCGCCTGGAAATGATGGTGATGGGTTTTGGCGTCGGCATGGAGCGCTGGGTCGTCGATCACCAGGTCATCTGGGGCGATCCAGCCGACGAGCGCACCTGGTCCGTGCTGGACGAAAAGCTCAAGGCTCGCTACCGGCATCCTTGCGGCGTCGGTTTGGGCATCCTTGCTGTTGGCGTCGACTCCGGCGGTCACCACACCGACGAGGTTTATCAGTTCTGCCGCGTTCGCCGTTGGCGAAACGTCTTCGCCATCAAGGGTGCGAGCAAGCCGGGTAGGCCGGTTATCGCACAACGCCCGTCCCTGGTCGACGTGACCTGGAAAGGCCAGACCGAGCGCAACGGCGCCGAGCTGTGGTTTGTCGGCACCGACACGGCAAAGGACTGGATCTACAACCGCTATCCGTTCCCGGACGGGCCGGGTTCGCTGCACTTTGCCAACGACCTGCCGGACGAGTTCTTCGCCCAGTGCGTCGCCGAGCGCAAGGTCGTGCGCTACGTGCGTGGCCACAAACGCATTGAATGGGTCAAGGGCAAGGCCGAGCGCAACGAAGCGCTCGACCTGATGGTGTACTGCCTGGCCATGGCGCATTACCTCGGCATCAACCGCTACCAGGAGCACGACTGGGACCGAGTGCGTCAGGCGTTGGCCCAGTCCGGTCTGTTCGACGATGCCTTGGGTATCAAGCCAGTTCAGGGGCAGCGTGTCGACGAAGGCGCAACACCTGAACCAGCGGCTGTAAGACAGGCTCAAGCCGCACCACCACCTGCCGCACCGGTCACTCCAGCGCGACCACCAGCTGCACCAACTCAACGCCGCACTTCCACCAGCGGCTACCTGAAGAGACGCTGA
- a CDS encoding phage head-tail joining protein: MSFTQKHLEVIERAIARGEKTVRYSDRTVEYRDVDELLRAREEIRSSLISAAAPRSRVVRLSHGGKGI, encoded by the coding sequence ATGTCCTTTACCCAGAAACACCTCGAAGTCATCGAGCGAGCCATCGCACGCGGTGAAAAGACCGTGCGCTACAGCGACCGGACGGTGGAATACCGCGACGTCGACGAACTGCTCAGGGCTCGCGAAGAAATCCGCAGTTCGCTTATCAGCGCTGCCGCGCCGCGCTCGCGGGTCGTGCGGCTCAGTCACGGAGGCAAAGGAATCTGA
- a CDS encoding phage portal protein codes for MSRQFPALTRSGFLLPSNIKASYEGAGEGRRSASWDAPDDSINSINTPALRNLRARSRAAVRNDPYAANAINKRVSNLIGTGITPRPKIKDEVLRNLFQEFWEDWVDESDADGLCDFYGQQALVSRTVETAGECFVRLRPRRMDEGLAVPLQLQTLAPEFVPHDKFEVTRDGNVIRAGIEFNPAGKRVAYWMYRSHPRDGVALNAGYNQLVRVPASQVLHIFEPLEPGQLRGVPRMSPVLKRLRSLDNYDDAVLFRQEVSNLFAGFIKRPSPEMGQAPRDPVTGQLITADRDGFTPMVALEPGTMQELGAGEEVEFSKPPDAGNNYPDFMRQQLMAAAAGTDTPYEILTGDMKGINDRALRVVLNEFRRRLEQLQFNLYIHQLCRPVRAAWLDMAVLAGVIELPDYAKRRREYLRTRWVPQGWAYIQPVQDVQARMLEVNAGFGSRSEMCLRTGYDAETVDAENAADAQRARALGLNYRTLVEADNVSDDQENP; via the coding sequence ATGTCTCGACAATTTCCGGCACTGACGCGTAGCGGATTTTTGCTGCCATCGAACATCAAGGCCAGCTACGAAGGCGCCGGAGAGGGTCGACGTTCTGCCAGTTGGGATGCGCCCGACGACAGCATTAACAGCATCAACACTCCTGCACTGCGCAACCTGCGGGCTCGCTCGCGGGCAGCGGTGCGCAACGATCCGTATGCGGCTAACGCGATCAACAAGCGGGTCAGCAACCTGATCGGCACCGGCATCACGCCACGTCCGAAGATCAAGGACGAGGTTTTGCGCAACCTGTTTCAGGAGTTCTGGGAAGACTGGGTCGATGAGTCGGACGCCGATGGGCTTTGCGACTTTTACGGGCAACAGGCCCTAGTGTCGCGCACGGTCGAAACGGCAGGCGAGTGTTTTGTCCGGCTTCGTCCCCGCCGTATGGACGAAGGGCTGGCGGTACCTCTGCAATTGCAGACACTCGCGCCTGAGTTTGTGCCGCACGACAAGTTCGAAGTCACCCGGGACGGTAACGTCATCCGTGCCGGGATCGAATTCAACCCGGCCGGCAAGCGCGTGGCCTACTGGATGTACCGTTCGCACCCGCGAGATGGGGTGGCGCTGAACGCCGGCTACAACCAACTGGTGCGGGTACCGGCCAGCCAGGTGCTGCACATCTTCGAACCGCTGGAACCGGGTCAATTGCGCGGCGTTCCACGTATGTCGCCCGTCCTCAAACGGTTGCGCAGCCTCGACAACTACGACGACGCCGTGCTGTTCCGGCAAGAAGTGTCCAACCTGTTCGCAGGCTTCATCAAGCGCCCGTCACCGGAAATGGGCCAGGCACCTCGCGACCCGGTCACCGGCCAGTTGATCACCGCCGACCGCGACGGCTTTACGCCGATGGTCGCGCTGGAACCTGGCACCATGCAGGAGCTCGGCGCTGGCGAAGAGGTCGAGTTCTCCAAACCACCAGACGCCGGCAACAACTATCCGGACTTCATGCGTCAGCAACTGATGGCCGCAGCAGCCGGCACCGACACGCCTTACGAGATCCTCACCGGTGACATGAAAGGCATCAACGACCGGGCGCTGCGCGTGGTGCTGAACGAGTTCCGGCGCCGCCTCGAACAGCTGCAATTCAACCTGTATATCCACCAGCTCTGCCGGCCAGTTCGGGCGGCATGGCTGGATATGGCCGTGCTGGCCGGGGTGATCGAGCTGCCGGACTACGCCAAGCGTCGTCGCGAATACCTGCGTACCCGCTGGGTGCCTCAGGGCTGGGCCTACATCCAGCCAGTGCAGGACGTTCAGGCGCGGATGCTGGAGGTTAACGCCGGATTCGGCTCGCGCAGCGAGATGTGCCTGCGTACCGGCTACGACGCCGAAACAGTGGACGCGGAAAACGCCGCCGACGCCCAGCGGGCCCGCGCCTTGGGCCTCAACTATCGAACACTCGTCGAGGCAGACAATGTCTCGGACGACCAGGAGAATCCATGA
- a CDS encoding head maturation protease, ClpP-related has translation MTPPFPLKIFNKVQGQQELNDKHWYTVNATGEASQRTIEIYIYGEIGTWGITANQFVRDLTALDDGVSPVVAAFNSIGGDLFDGLAIHNALARLGERCTGRVDALAASAASVAVCGAHRVVVAENAMLMIHNPWTYASGDAEDLRKVAAALDQALEVIIAAYKAKAPAIDEAELRRLVNAETWLTAREAVALGLADEVGDGLQIKARLGQGAMIQKYQRTPKALLDLLDNASEVDEPVVDAPQPAAPTADPAALALLITQACNKAGIGNLIEPLLAATKLESEAAVQAALAQAKAVHDLCVAARLPECAVEFVKAGLDSGAVRARLFDKLIGSGGGFEIDNKLPQNEDPAAKIQAKQPDPTSIWAARRAAQSQTSKGARP, from the coding sequence ATGACACCGCCATTCCCCCTGAAAATCTTCAACAAGGTGCAAGGTCAGCAGGAGCTCAACGACAAGCACTGGTACACCGTCAACGCCACCGGCGAGGCCTCACAGCGCACCATCGAGATCTACATCTACGGCGAGATCGGCACCTGGGGCATCACGGCAAACCAGTTTGTCCGCGATCTTACCGCGCTAGACGACGGCGTGTCGCCCGTTGTCGCGGCCTTCAACAGCATCGGTGGCGACCTGTTCGACGGGCTGGCGATCCACAACGCACTTGCCCGTCTGGGTGAGCGTTGTACGGGCCGCGTCGACGCCCTGGCCGCGAGCGCGGCGAGTGTCGCCGTGTGCGGTGCGCACCGGGTGGTGGTCGCTGAAAACGCCATGCTGATGATTCACAACCCTTGGACCTACGCCTCGGGCGATGCAGAGGATCTGCGAAAGGTTGCTGCCGCACTCGACCAGGCGCTGGAGGTGATCATCGCGGCCTACAAAGCCAAGGCACCGGCCATCGACGAGGCTGAGCTGCGACGTCTGGTCAATGCCGAGACCTGGCTGACCGCCCGCGAAGCGGTCGCCCTCGGGTTGGCCGACGAGGTCGGCGACGGTCTGCAGATCAAGGCGCGTCTGGGGCAGGGCGCGATGATTCAGAAATACCAGCGCACCCCCAAGGCCCTGCTGGATCTGCTCGACAACGCCTCGGAGGTGGATGAGCCGGTGGTCGACGCACCGCAACCTGCCGCCCCGACCGCCGACCCTGCAGCCTTGGCGCTGCTGATCACTCAGGCCTGCAACAAGGCCGGTATCGGCAACCTGATCGAGCCGCTGCTCGCCGCTACCAAGCTGGAGAGTGAAGCGGCAGTACAGGCAGCACTGGCCCAAGCCAAGGCCGTCCATGACCTCTGCGTGGCGGCACGCCTGCCGGAGTGTGCTGTGGAGTTCGTCAAGGCCGGTTTGGACAGCGGCGCCGTGCGTGCACGACTGTTCGACAAACTGATCGGCAGCGGCGGGGGCTTCGAGATCGATAACAAGCTGCCGCAGAACGAAGACCCGGCCGCCAAGATTCAAGCCAAACAACCAGACCCGACTTCGATCTGGGCAGCCCGCCGGGCCGCACAATCTCAAACCTCGAAAGGAGCTAGACCATGA
- a CDS encoding head decoration protein, which translates to MTSKLEPMHAGEFLLSEGAGNISREAINVAAGPALEPGQILGLVTASSEFAPYSPTAEDGTENAVAILYGPLGESDVVRRGRAVVRLAEVSEAHLTGLDPAAEKALAAHFLIVR; encoded by the coding sequence ATGACCTCTAAATTGGAGCCGATGCACGCGGGCGAATTCCTGCTGTCCGAAGGCGCCGGCAACATCTCCCGTGAAGCGATCAACGTCGCGGCCGGCCCGGCGCTGGAACCCGGACAGATCCTCGGACTGGTGACCGCAAGCAGCGAATTCGCGCCATACAGCCCGACAGCTGAGGACGGCACGGAAAACGCTGTCGCGATCCTCTACGGCCCGCTCGGCGAGTCAGATGTCGTTCGTCGCGGTCGCGCCGTGGTGCGGCTGGCCGAAGTCAGCGAGGCCCACCTGACCGGTCTTGACCCAGCCGCCGAGAAGGCCCTGGCCGCGCACTTCCTGATCGTTCGCTAA
- a CDS encoding major capsid protein: MADIAIFEDDAFSVPSLTAAISEQEYLPGRISSLGLFREEGTTSLTVQIEKDGDTLALVPAGERGTSGLVVGGSRRTLIPFNTVHLPERFTIKADEIQGIRAFGTRTELQSVQDVVNRRLAKARRQLDATHEFQRMGALSGQVLDADGKTVLLDIYKAFGVQRQKMSMGLGNPDTDVRVRAGEALDMQEDALGSVTSTGSRAFCGKNFWNKLISHKSVRDTYLNTMQAAALRGDSRESFEFGGIVWERYRGKVSGVSFVHDDQARLIPEGVPDLYISTFAPADYMETVNTEGLPYYSKIEPLPFNKGVAGEAQSNPLHLCTRPRAQIQLEL; encoded by the coding sequence ATGGCCGATATCGCCATTTTTGAAGACGACGCCTTCAGCGTCCCATCGCTGACCGCCGCGATCAGCGAACAGGAATACCTGCCGGGCCGCATCAGCAGCCTCGGTCTGTTTCGCGAAGAAGGCACCACTTCCCTGACGGTGCAAATCGAGAAGGACGGCGACACCCTGGCACTGGTCCCGGCCGGTGAGCGCGGCACCTCGGGACTGGTGGTCGGCGGTAGCCGTCGAACGCTCATCCCATTCAACACCGTGCACCTGCCTGAGCGGTTCACGATCAAGGCCGACGAGATTCAGGGTATCCGTGCATTCGGTACCCGAACCGAACTGCAATCGGTGCAAGACGTGGTCAACCGTCGCCTGGCCAAGGCTCGCCGCCAGTTGGACGCAACCCACGAGTTCCAGCGCATGGGAGCGCTGAGCGGTCAAGTGCTGGATGCTGACGGCAAGACTGTGCTGCTGGATATCTACAAAGCGTTCGGCGTCCAGCGTCAAAAAATGTCGATGGGGTTGGGCAACCCTGATACTGACGTGCGTGTCCGTGCTGGTGAGGCACTGGACATGCAAGAGGATGCGCTGGGCAGCGTGACCAGCACCGGTTCCCGCGCCTTCTGCGGCAAAAACTTCTGGAACAAGCTGATCTCGCACAAATCCGTGCGGGACACCTACCTGAACACCATGCAAGCCGCCGCACTTCGTGGCGATTCCCGTGAAAGCTTTGAGTTCGGCGGGATCGTCTGGGAGCGCTACCGGGGCAAGGTGTCCGGCGTGTCGTTCGTGCATGACGATCAGGCCCGCCTCATTCCCGAAGGTGTGCCCGATCTTTACATCTCGACCTTCGCACCGGCGGATTACATGGAAACGGTGAATACCGAGGGCCTGCCGTACTACAGCAAGATCGAGCCGCTGCCGTTCAACAAGGGCGTGGCCGGAGAAGCCCAGTCCAACCCGCTGCACTTGTGCACGCGACCACGCGCTCAGATCCAGCTGGAACTCTGA
- a CDS encoding phage baseplate assembly protein V produces the protein MSGGYVSAQHDRMLAGLVKDCYVVAVDLAASPPACRVSDGEWVSGWVRWHSVAAGKARHWRAPSINEQGTLISASGDVAQGTFIPGLYGNGGSPPDNRDHVEVWRFPDGGSLIYDWDAKSYSISVPSGTVSIKVGATQAEVTDSSVTVKSGTIDLEGQVNIKGPLHVTGDITSDGAILDTTGNSNNHKH, from the coding sequence ATGAGCGGCGGCTACGTTAGCGCCCAGCACGACCGCATGCTCGCCGGACTGGTCAAGGATTGCTACGTGGTCGCGGTGGACCTTGCCGCGTCACCACCAGCCTGCCGGGTCTCGGACGGTGAATGGGTGAGCGGCTGGGTGCGTTGGCACAGCGTCGCCGCCGGCAAGGCACGGCATTGGCGGGCGCCAAGCATCAACGAACAGGGCACGCTAATCAGTGCCAGTGGCGACGTGGCCCAGGGCACATTCATACCCGGCCTGTACGGCAACGGCGGTTCACCGCCGGACAACCGTGATCACGTTGAGGTCTGGCGCTTCCCTGACGGTGGTTCCCTGATCTATGACTGGGATGCCAAAAGCTACAGCATCAGCGTGCCGAGCGGCACAGTCAGCATCAAGGTCGGAGCGACTCAAGCCGAGGTGACCGACAGCTCTGTCACTGTGAAGTCGGGAACGATCGATCTTGAAGGTCAGGTGAACATCAAGGGACCGTTGCACGTCACCGGAGACATCACCAGCGATGGTGCAATCCTGGACACTACCGGCAACAGCAACAACCACAAGCATTAG
- a CDS encoding GPW/gp25 family protein — MIGMDRHTGQPISGIEHLRQSVADILGTPLLSRRERPEYGSKLRRMVDLPINEGWKSAAQAEAVRALNQWEPRLKLERIVVVSVLGGKINFKISGEYLGERGTLEVWV; from the coding sequence ATGATCGGAATGGATCGCCACACCGGGCAGCCCATCTCCGGCATCGAGCATCTACGTCAGTCGGTGGCGGACATCCTCGGCACACCGTTGCTGAGCCGTCGTGAACGGCCGGAGTACGGCAGCAAGCTCCGGCGCATGGTTGACTTGCCCATCAATGAAGGTTGGAAGAGCGCGGCGCAGGCTGAGGCAGTGCGGGCACTCAACCAATGGGAGCCGCGACTCAAGCTTGAGCGCATCGTGGTTGTCTCCGTCCTCGGCGGCAAAATCAATTTCAAGATCAGCGGCGAATACCTCGGTGAACGCGGCACGTTGGAGGTGTGGGTATGA
- a CDS encoding baseplate J/gp47 family protein yields MSTLVDLSELPAPDVLEPLDFEDTYSEVLGVFRGHMGKNWTASIESDPVTKLLEVGSYIRLGNRARVNDAAKAQFLAHATGSDLDHLAGNVNLKRLVIQPADPLAVPPVDAVMESHDALRERVQLAYEGLTTAGPRNSYILHARNASALVADATAESPAPACVDVRVLGLEGDGTAGPELLALVAAAVNDDDVRPVGDRVTVRGAEILHYRVDAVLHMRGSGPENDAALTEAIRRLEAWINPRRRLGVEVARSGVDAQLHVAGVGRVELKDWQDLKPTKAQAAYCTGYTVVLGG; encoded by the coding sequence ATGAGTACCCTGGTGGATCTGTCGGAGCTTCCGGCGCCGGACGTGCTGGAGCCGCTGGACTTCGAGGACACATACAGCGAAGTGCTGGGCGTGTTCCGGGGGCATATGGGCAAGAACTGGACGGCTTCGATTGAAAGCGATCCAGTCACCAAGCTGCTGGAGGTCGGCAGCTACATCAGGCTGGGCAACAGGGCGCGGGTCAACGACGCGGCCAAGGCCCAGTTTCTGGCCCATGCGACCGGCTCCGATCTGGATCACTTGGCAGGTAACGTCAACCTCAAACGCCTAGTGATCCAGCCGGCGGATCCGCTGGCCGTTCCACCGGTCGATGCGGTGATGGAGTCGCATGACGCTCTGCGCGAGCGGGTCCAGTTGGCCTATGAAGGGCTGACCACCGCTGGCCCGCGTAACAGCTACATCCTGCATGCGCGTAACGCTTCGGCGCTGGTGGCCGACGCCACGGCGGAAAGCCCAGCACCGGCCTGCGTCGACGTCAGGGTGCTAGGCCTGGAGGGCGACGGCACGGCTGGCCCGGAGCTGCTGGCATTGGTTGCGGCGGCGGTGAACGATGATGACGTGCGGCCGGTGGGTGATCGCGTCACCGTGCGCGGCGCCGAGATCCTCCATTACCGTGTCGACGCCGTGCTGCACATGAGGGGCTCCGGCCCGGAGAATGATGCAGCGCTCACCGAGGCGATCCGTCGGTTGGAGGCCTGGATCAATCCCCGGCGCCGGCTGGGCGTCGAGGTGGCTCGGTCCGGTGTCGATGCGCAGTTGCATGTCGCCGGTGTCGGCCGGGTGGAGCTCAAGGATTGGCAGGATTTGAAACCCACCAAGGCGCAGGCCGCTTACTGCACGGGTTACACCGTCGTGCTGGGAGGCTGA
- a CDS encoding phage tail protein I gives MRSLLPLNSTPLERAIEAAFAETTLIPLRTLYNPDTCPVHLLPHLAWAWSVDRWDPTWPEPVKRAAIKASFYIHKHKGTIGALRRVVEPLGYLIEVLEWWQTVPEGVPGTFALKVGVLDTGITEEMYLELERLIDDAKPVSRQLTGLAISLETRGDLNIAVSLYDGDEIDVYPPVMRDIEVTGSFGVVGREHTIDTLDVYQ, from the coding sequence ATGCGCAGTCTTTTGCCGCTCAACAGCACACCCCTTGAGCGGGCTATCGAGGCGGCGTTCGCCGAGACGACCCTGATCCCGCTGCGAACCCTCTACAACCCCGACACCTGCCCAGTGCACTTGCTGCCGCACCTGGCCTGGGCCTGGTCGGTTGACCGCTGGGATCCGACGTGGCCAGAGCCGGTCAAGCGCGCTGCGATCAAGGCCTCGTTCTACATCCACAAACACAAGGGCACCATCGGTGCCCTGCGCCGAGTGGTCGAGCCGCTGGGCTACCTGATTGAGGTACTGGAGTGGTGGCAGACGGTGCCAGAGGGCGTACCGGGCACCTTCGCCTTGAAGGTCGGCGTCCTCGATACCGGCATCACTGAGGAGATGTATCTCGAACTGGAACGCCTGATCGATGACGCCAAACCGGTCAGCCGACAGCTGACCGGATTGGCAATCAGCCTCGAAACCCGAGGCGACCTGAATATCGCCGTGTCCCTCTACGACGGCGACGAAATCGACGTTTACCCGCCAGTGATGCGTGACATCGAAGTCACGGGCAGCTTTGGCGTGGTCGGTCGCGAACACACCATAGACACCTTGGACGTTTATCAATGA